In Erinaceus europaeus chromosome 10, mEriEur2.1, whole genome shotgun sequence, one DNA window encodes the following:
- the LOC103129065 gene encoding olfactory receptor 1L6-like, whose amino-acid sequence MLKGNQSHITEFLLLGLTSDPKLQVWLFISFLTMYLVNVFGNSVIIAAIQGDARLHTPMYYFLSNLSFVDICFTNVIVPRMLANMMSKNKRVPFAQCLTQMYFFVTCAITDSFLLAAMAIDRYVAICNPLHYTTTMSPKRCLLLVIASWVVSHLHSLTHTILMAHLSFCGPNIIHHFFCDVQPLLTLSCSDTSANELLAFTEGSFVIMSPFIFIIVSYVFITRAVLRVPSGGGRYKVFSTCGSHLTVVALYYGTAISVYIRPSSTYSVTKDRVVTVIYTVVIPMLNPFIYSLRNKDMKQALRKLTRRKE is encoded by the coding sequence ATGCTGAAGGGAAACCAGAGTCATATCACTGAATTCCTGTTACTGGGACTGACTAGTGACCCAAAACTGCAAGTGTGGCTCTTCATCAGTTTCTTGACCATGTACCTAGTCAATGTGTTTGGCAACTCAGTCATCATTGCAGCCATCCAAGGAGATGCCCGCCTCCATACTCCCATGTACTACTTCCTTTCTAACCTGTCTTTTGTGGATATCTGCTTTACAAATGTTATTGTGCCAAGGATGCTAGCAAATATGATGAGCAAAAACAAAAGGGTTCCGTTTGCCCAGTGCCTCACCCAGATGTATTTCTTTGTGACATGTGCAATCACTGACAGCTTCCTGCTGGCTGCCATGGCCattgaccgctatgtggccatctgtaaCCCACTGCATTATACCACCACCATGAGCCCCAAGCGCTGTCTCCTCCTGGTGATAGCATCCTGGGTGGTGTCCCACCTCcactccctcacacacaccaTTCTCATGGCCCACCTCTCCTTCTGTGGGCCCAACATCATCCACCACTTCTTTTGTGATGTCCAGCCACTGCTAACACTCTCCTGTTCTGACACCTCTGCCAATGAGCTTTTGGCTTTCACAGAGGGCTCCTTTGTGATCATGAGTCCCTTTATCTTCATTATTGTCTCCTATGTCTTTATCACCCGGGCTGTTCTGAGAGTCCCTTCTGGGGGAGGCAGATATAAGGTCTTCTCTACCTGTGGCTCCCACCTCACAGTTGTGGCGCTATACTATGGAACAGCCATCTCAGTCTACATCCGCCCTTCATCCACCTACTCAGTAACAAAGGACCGTGTAGTCACTGTTATTTACACTGTGGTAATCCCCATGCTAAACCCTTTTATCTACAGCCTCAGAAATAAGGACATGAAACAAGCCTTGAGGAAGCTGACTAGGAGAAAAGAATAA